GCCTCGCCGCGGTATTCGTATTCGGACGCGTAGTGCTGGGCTTCGATACCGGCGACCCAGTGCGAATTGCCGCTTCGTCCCAGCAGTTCCACGCGTGCCGTCGTAGCATCGTGGCGACGCACGTCGTCGACGCTGCCGACCGTGTTGTTGCGCGTAATGGAGCCGCGGCGCGTCGTGTGCCGCTCCGTGTGCGACAACGCGGCGTGCAGGTTCAGTGTGTCGTCGAGGCTGAACTCGCCGCGCAGCCAGCCGGTGCCATCGCGGTAGCTGGCACGTGCGCGCTCGCTGTCGTCGTCGCGCTGAAAGTCGAGCGCGTCGTCGAGCAGCATCCAGCCGGCGACGAGTTTTCCCTTGTCACCCACCGGCATCGCGACGCGTACCAGTGCGTCCGAGAAATCCGGATCGCCGACGCGCGCATCGAGATCGTCGAGCACGAGACCCACGACGCTGGTGCGCGCGGCGCCCAGCCACTCGATGCCGCGGCTGTCGGAACGGCCGCTGGTCACGGCCGAGGCGAACAGTGGCGAGAGGCCGAAGATCCAGGTGTCGTCGGTACCGGCCGCGCGCGGCACGATGTCGAGCGCGCCCGACAGCCGGTCGCCGAAACGCGCCGGCAATACGCCGCTGTAGAAATCGAGACTGCCCACGACCGCGGGGTCCAGCACACCTAACAACCCCTGGAAATCCTTGAAGTGGAAGGGTTCGAACAGCGGGATGCCGTCGTAGTAGACCGCCAGCTCGTTCTGCCGCCCGCCGCGCACGTAGGGGCGTGACGAAACGCCATTCGTCGCCGTGCCCGGCAGGTAGCGGGTTACGCGCAACACGTCCTGGTCGAGACCCGGTAATGCTTCGATGTCCTCGCGCTTGAGCTCGGCGGCCCCCGAATCGTTGCGCGGCGCGACGCGATAGCGGCTGGCGAAAACTTCGACTTCTTCCAGCGGCGCCGCTTCGACTTCTTCAGGCGGCAAGTCCTGGGCCGGCGCGGGCGATGCAATAGGATCCGCGCGCACCACCGCAAAGACACCGGGCCGTATGGGTGAAAGCGCGAGGCCGTGTTCGGCCAGCAGGATACCCGCGATTTGCTCGGGCACTCCGCGGCCGGGGTCCTGCAGCACGCGCATCCCGGGTGTGACCAACGCGGAGGAATACACCACGCGCAGCCCGCTGCGTTGCAATTCGTCGAGCGCGGCGGACAACGGCGCACCGGCGGAGATGCCCCATGCGGCGCCGGTAGATAGCGCGCAGATTGCCATCAGCGCGACGGCGCGCAATTTCAAGGAATCAGCCGGCCTTGGCCGAACGTTGCTCAATGATCACTTTCGCGCCATCGCGGTGCCAGGCGAGATCGGCGGTTGCGAGAACCAGGCTCAAGGCCTCGAGCGGCTCGAGATCGTCGATCGAACCTTTGAGTTGCACGTCGCCCAAGTGTCCGCCGTCGAGGCCCTCGGCGTAAATCGGTGCGAGCCCGGTTTCGCGATGGAACCACGCGAGGAACTGGCCGAGTGTCGCCCCATCCAGTTTGAAATCGGTCGGCAAAGCCGCGACCCAGTCGAAGCGCGCATCGTCGACGGGTAGCGAGCCGGTGTGCACGCCACCGTCCCGGTCGCGATGCACCATCCATTCACCGGCCGCGGCGACCGTCGTGGCCTGGCCCGTCTGGAGCTGCGCGCGGCCCTCGCGCACCGACACTTCGATTTCGTTGCGTTCGGAGCGCACCAGGTATTGCGTGCCCAGGTGCGTGACCACGCCATGCGGCGTGACGATGCGCAACGCGGAATGGGTGCCGGGCGTTGCGTCGACGAAAGCCTCACCCACGGTGAGTTCGATTTCATCCGCGCGATCGAGCCGCACGTGGGTACCGGCGGCGAGGCGAACCGTCAGATCGGGCGAGATGCGCAGCAACGCGCCGCCGTCGTTCGACACGGTCAGCGAATCGCCGGCCGAGAGAGCCGCGCCTTCGCGCACCTGCGTGTCGCCGCTGAACCAGTGCGCGCCCTGCGAGACCAGCGAGCCGTCCAGCGCCTCGAGGTGTGCGACGTCCGCGCCGGGTTGCAACGCCTGCCAGGTCATGCCCGCGCCCAGCAGTATCACCACCGCGGCCGCAACCGCCCAGCGACGCGTGGCGGAGAACGCGCCGGCAGGCCGCGCGGCCGCGTGAAATTCTTCGCTGAGCTTCGCGAACGCCCGCGCGCGCGCGGCCACCGAAGGCTCGGCCTTGAGTTGCCCCAACAGGGCGGCGGTTTCTCTTTCGTCGTCGAGTTCGCTCATGGCAGCAGATCCTGCACGGCCACGCCGCGCACCGCGAGCGCGGAGCGGAATGCGAGCCGGGCGCGTTGCAACTGCGACTGGGTGGCCTCGAACGACAGGCCGACACGTGCGGCGATGCGCTCGACGTTCCACTCCTCTATGTATTTGAGTTCCAGCATCTCTCCGTACCTGCCGGGCAGCTCGTCGAGCACCTGGCGGATGACCTTCATTCTCTCGCCGCGCGCCAGCGGTACTTCGCCGCCGGCTTGCGCGTCCGCGACCGCATGTGCGGCATCGCGTCCTGCCCCGTCCGCATCCAGGCTCGTCGTGTGAGCCGAGATGCGCGTCGATTTTTCCACGAGATCTGCCATCTCGTTGCGGCAGATCTGCGCCAGCCAGGAAAACAGGCTGGCCTGGCCGCGAAAACCCGCCAATCCGCGCAGGCCGCGAATCAACGCGGCCTGGGCTGCATCCTCCGCCATGGCCGCGTCGCCGCGCAGGCGCGCGAAGGCAAAACGGTACAGGCGCCCGAAGTACTCGTCGAAAAACTCGCGCAGGGCGGCCTCGTCGCGCGCCAACAGCCGCTCTACCAGCCGGTCGTCTTCCATCGGCTCGCAGGTTAGACGGCGCACACCACCACAATCAATCGGATCGCGCAGAAAACCGCTACCCGGATGGGTATTCGCGCCGGTATCGCGATTGATTGCGCGAGGTCGTCCCGTCCTACGCGCATGCCACTGACAAAGCCTGCGGCAGCCGCTTGTGCGGTGCTGCTCACCCTGCCCTGCGCTACCACGCGCGCGGTCGAAATCGCAGCGGCCGTTCCCGCGGCCGCCGAGCTCGAGCGGGCGCACGCGCGCATCGGCGCGATCTACATCAATGTCGGCGACATCTTCGATACGACGAAGCCCGGCGAGAACAAGCGCCTGTACCGCCTGGCGAATCGCGTGCACATCGACACGCGCGAGTCCGTACTGCGCGCGCAATTGCTGTTCGCGGAAGGCGACGAGTTCTCGGCGCGCGTGCTCGAGGAGACCGAGCGCGCGTTGCGCCGCCTGCGTTACATCCGCGAACCGAAAGTCCGCGCGATCGCGTTTCGCGACGGCGTCGTCGATGTCGAAGTCACCGCATCCGATGTCTGGACGATGAGTCCCGGCCTGTCGTACGGCCGCAAGGGCGGCGCCAACAGCACCAGCATCGAATTCGACGATTACAACGTGCTCGGCATGGGCAAACGCCTGTCCCTCGGTTCGCACTCCGACGCCGAACGCTCGTCGACGACGTTTCAGTGGAGAGATCCCAACGTGTTGGGCTCGCGCTGGACCACCGCGCTCGGCTACGCCGACAACAGCGACGGCACGGCCAGTTCGCTCAGCATCGAACGGCCTTTCTACTCGTTCGACACGCGCTGGACCGCCGGCCTGTCCGTAGGCGAGGACGACGGCGTGCTGCATCGTTATGCGCTCGGCGAACGCGTCGATGCCTACCGGCGCGACCTGCGCAGCGCCGACCTGCATTTCGGCACGTCGCGCGGCTGGGACGACGGCTGGGTGCGGCGCCTGACGGTCGGCCTGCGGTACGACGAGGCGCGTTTCGCCGACGACCCTGCCTATCTACCAAGCGCCAGGCTGCCGGACGACCGCCGGCTCAGTTATCCGTACGCCGCGATGGAGTGGATCCAGGACGACTTCGTCACCAGCACCAACCTCGACCAGATCGAGCGCACCGAGGATTTCGAGTTCGGCCGGCGGTACCTGGTCGAGGTGGGCCAGTCGGCGGCGATCTTCGGCTCGGACCGGACGGCCACGCTGTTACGCGCCTCGGCCAGCCGCGGCTGGCGCATCTACCCGCATCACACGTTGTTCTTCGGCGCGACCCTCGCGAGCCGAATCGGCGACGGCAACGACAATTCGCTGCTCTCCGCCAGCGCGCGTTATTACTGGCGCACTAGCGAGAACACCCTGTTCTACACCGCGTTGCAGGGCGACGTCGGCCACGCGCTCGACGCGGACACCGAGCTCACGCTGGGCGGCGACAACGGTCTGCGCGGCTATCCACTGCGCTACCAGACGGGCGATGCGCGTGGCCTGCTGACGGTCGAACAGCGCTTCTTCACCAAGTGGTACCCGTGGCAGCTGTTCAACGTCGGCGCCGCGGTGTTCGCCGATGTCGGCCGCACTTTCGGCAGCGGCGCCATCCGGACGCCGCAGCAGGGAACGCTCAGCGACGTGGGCTTCGGCCTGCGGCTGTCCAATTCCCGCTCCGCGCTCGCGAACGTCCTGCACCTGGACGTCGCCTTTCCGCTCAACGGCGATTCGTCGCTGAAGAACGTGCAATTCCTGATCGAAACCAAACGCAGCTTCTGAGCATAGGACTACCCCATGATCGAACGATACCCTTCACTCGCGCGCTTCTGGCCGCTGGTCACGCTGACGGCGTGGTACGTCGCATTGGGAGCGGCGCTGCGTCTGGTGCTGTGGGCGCAGTTCGGCTTCGAACAGCAGGTCTCGTTGCCCTCGCTGCTGTGGATATTTCCCGCCGGCGCCATCTCCGACGGCGTCCAGGCGCTCTATCTACTGGCGCCGTTCGCGCTGTTTCTCGCCTTGTTGTCCGATCGCTGGCGTGCCTCCCGGGCCGTGAATGCCGGCATCGTGGTGGGCGCGTTCCTGTGGATGTTCGGCCTCACCTTCGTCGCGGTGGCGGAGTATTTTTTCTTCGAGGAATTCGATTCGCGCTTCAACCTGGTATCGGTGGACTACCTGATGTATCCCACCGAAGTCGTGGGCGACATCCGCAGCGAGTACCCCGTCTTCACCGTGCTGGTCGCGGGCGCGGCGCTGGCCGCGGTGATGGTGCTGTTGCTGCGCAGGCAGCTGCGCGCGGGCGCGGCGCTGCCGGTCACGCGCAAGCAGCGCTTCGGCGCGCTGGCCCTGTATGCCGCCGTGGCGGCGGTGGCGGCGTTGACGTTCCAGAGCAGCACCTTGAGCCTGTCGCGTAACCGCGTGGCCAACGAACTGGCCACCAACGGCGCCATGAGTTTCTTCCGTGCGATGCGCACCAGCGAAATCGATTACGGCGCGTATTACGCCAGCCGCGATCGCCAGCAGAATCTCGCGGAGCTCGAGAAGGCGCTGTCGCAGGGCGGCGGTGAGTTCACGCGTCTCGCAGAGGGCCGTATCGACCGGGAATTTCCCGCGCGCGACGACGGACTCGGCAAGATGAACGTGGTGGTGATCGCCAGCGAATCGTTCGGCGCGGAGTTCTCGAAACTCTACGGCAGTCAGCGCGACTGGACGCCCGAGTTCGACCGCTTCGCGCAGAAGAGCTTGTGGTTCCGCCACATGTACGCCTCGGGCACACGCACGGTGCGCGGGCTCGAGGCCATCACCGCGTCCTTTCCGCCGATCCCGAGTGTCTCGATCGTGCGCCGCCCCGGCAACGAGAACATCGCCAACTGGGGCTCGGTGATGCGCGCCCAGGGCTACAACACCAGCTTTCTGTACGGCGGCTACGGCTACTTCGACAACATGAACTATTTCTATGCCAACAACGGCTTCGAAGTGCTCGATCGCAAATCGATCAAGAAACCGACGCGCTTCGAAAACATCTGGGGTGTCTCCGACGAGGATCTGTTCGATCTGGCGCTCGATCATTTCGACGATCTGTCGAAGCGCGGCAAGCCGTTCTTCGCCATCGTCATGAACACGTCCAATCACAAGCCGTTCACGTTCCGCACCGGCGTTCCGGGCGTGAAGCCGGTGGGCGGGGGCCGCGAATCCGGCGTGCGTTACGCGGACTTCGCGCAGGGTTATTTCCTCGAGCAGGCCGAGCGCCACGGCTGGTTCGACAACACCGTGTTCATCGTGGTGGCCGACCACGGCGCGCGTGTGTACGGCAAGCAGGACATCCCGATCAAGAGCTACGAGATTCCGATGCTGATCTACGCACCGAAATACCTGAAGCCGCAGCGCGTGGACGCGCTGACGACGCAGATCGACGTCGCGCCGACGGTGCTGGGCTTGTTAGGCCTGCCCTATCATGCGCCGTTCTTCGGCCAGGACGTATTGCACACGAATGCCGCCGACCGCGTGGTGTTCTTCAGCCACAATCATGACGTCGCCATCCTGCGCGGCAACCAGCTGGCGATCCTCGGCTTGCAGAAGAGCACCGAGAATTTCTTCTACGACGTCGCCACCGATTCGTACCGCCGTGCGCCGCACAACGCCGAGCTGAACGACCTCGCCATCGCCTACTACCAGACGGCCTCCGAGCTGTTCCACGAGCGCCGCTACAACTGATGATGAATCTGCGTGATTGGCGCGCGCTGGTCCTGTGGCCCGGCATGTGCCTGTTGACGGCCTTCGCGCTGCTCGAGCTCGGCCAGTTCGACCGGCCGATCGCCCATGCGCTGTTTTATTCCGCCAACCGCGGCTGGCTCGGTGCGGGAGCCGGCGACTGGTGGGCGCACGATCTCATCCATGACGCGGGGCGCTGGGTAGTGCGTGGCGCCGCGGTACTGGCGCTCGCGGCATGGGCGATGTCATTCAAAGTCGCGCGGCTGGCGCCGTGGCGGTGCGAGGCGTTGTACGTGTTCGTCGGCATTGCCGCGTCGACCGCGCTGGTCGGCCTGCTCAAGGTGTCGACCAACGTCGACTGCCCCTGGGACCTCACCGGGTTCGGCGGCGACCGCCCGTACGTCGCCCTGTTCTCCGATCGCCCGGACTATCTACCCCGCGCGCAGTGTTTTCCGGGTGCGCATTCGTCGTCGGGATTCGCACTCATGAGCATTTTTTTCGCGCTGCGCGACCGCTGCCGGGTCGCGGCGCGTTGGGCGCTGGCGCTCGGAATCGGCATCGGAGTGACGTTCTCGATCGGGCAGCAGGCGCGCGGCGCGCATTTCCTGTCGCACGACCTCGCGAGCGCGGCACTCGTCTGGTGGGTGTTGCTGACGCTGTACGCGTGGCTGTTGCCGCGGCCCAGGTTATAGATAGAGCCGGGCCAGGCTGTAAGCGCCCATCCCGATCGCCAGGCAACCGAAAATGTTGCGCGACCAGCACAGCCACAGCCCGGTGGCCGCCGCGCCGATCAGGCGCGGATTGAGCATCGAGAGATCGAGCGTCGCGTGCGGGCCGTGCATCAGCACGTCCGGCACGATGATGGCGGCCAGCGTGCACACCGGCGCGTAACGCAGCGCGACTTCGACGCGATGACTCAACCGCAGACGCGCGCCCGCGACGAGAAAGGACGTCCGCGTGACGAAGGTCGAGAGCGCCAGCCCGACGATCACCACGCCCAGCGCGATTCCGGAGACCGGATCGTTCATGCCGACTCCGCTGGCGCGGGCGGCGAACGCTGCTGCCAGGCATCCGTCAGCGTCGCGGCGGCGATGCCGGCGATGGCGCCGCAGAACAGGCCGAGCTTGAAAGGCAGGTGATATGCGAGCAGCGCCACCACCGCCCCGACGATGGCGCCCGAGAGCGCCGGGCGCGTGACCAGGCTCGGGCCGACCAGCGCGACCAGCGCCAGCGTGCCGGTGAATTCGAGTCCCCAGTCAGTCGGCACGTAGCTGGCCGCCACGATGCCGGTGAGCGCGGAAACCTGCCAGGTCACCCAGTTGTTGGTGCAGACGCCGGCGAACCAGGCGTCACGATCGCGGCCGGGTAGTTTGCCTTCCTGCGCGTAACGCATGAACAGCGCGAACGTGAAATCCGTCATGAAGAAGCCGATCGCGGCGCGTTTGCGCGCCGGCTGATCCACGAAGTACGGCCGCAACGCGGCGCTGTAGATGACGAAGCGCAAATTGGTGACCAGCCCGGTGGCGACGATCACCCATAGCGGCGCACCGGCCACGATCAGCGGCAGCGCCGCGAGCTGCGCCGATCCGGCGTACACCAGCAAAGACATCATGATGGCCCACGGCACCGCGAGGCCGCCCTTGACCATGGCCACGCCGCTGACCATGCCCCAGGCTCCGGCGCCGAACAGCGAGGGAACGATCGCGCGCTGGCCACTGCGAAACGCGGCCCGGCGGTCGGATGAAGGCGGCTTCACCAGACGCCGGTGTTCGCCATCGACACCCAGGGCTCGCGCGGCGGCAACGAGCCGTCTTTCTGCAGTAGTTCGATGGAGATGTTGTCCGGCGAACGCACGAAAGCCATGCGGCCGTCGCGCGGCGGGCGATTGATCGTCACGCCGTGTTTTTGCAGGCGCTCGCAGGTGGCATAGATGTCATCCACCGCATAAGCCAGATGGCCGAAATTGCGGCCACCACCGTAGGGCTCGGGGTCCCAGTTGTGCGTGAGCTCGACCTGCGCGGTGCCATCGCCCGGTGCCGCGAGGAAAATGAGCGTGAACTTGCCCTGCGGGAAGTCCTTGCGGTTGAGCACTTCGAGACCCAGTGCGTCGCAATAGAACTTGAGCGAGGCGTCGACGTCGGTGACGCGCACCATGGTATGCAGGTACTTCATCGCATCGGCCCGTAGTTAGAACATT
This sequence is a window from Pseudomonadota bacterium. Protein-coding genes within it:
- a CDS encoding TonB-dependent receptor — translated: MKLRAVALMAICALSTGAAWGISAGAPLSAALDELQRSGLRVVYSSALVTPGMRVLQDPGRGVPEQIAGILLAEHGLALSPIRPGVFAVVRADPIASPAPAQDLPPEEVEAAPLEEVEVFASRYRVAPRNDSGAAELKREDIEALPGLDQDVLRVTRYLPGTATNGVSSRPYVRGGRQNELAVYYDGIPLFEPFHFKDFQGLLGVLDPAVVGSLDFYSGVLPARFGDRLSGALDIVPRAAGTDDTWIFGLSPLFASAVTSGRSDSRGIEWLGAARTSVVGLVLDDLDARVGDPDFSDALVRVAMPVGDKGKLVAGWMLLDDALDFQRDDDSERARASYRDGTGWLRGEFSLDDTLNLHAALSHTERHTTRRGSITRNNTVGSVDDVRRHDATTARVELLGRSGNSHWVAGIEAQHYASEYEYRGEATFEPRFAAAFGRPAAFSFAQDLAVGGDEYAAYLFDAWELSAALTLNAGLRWDAQRYDGFSDSQLSPRLALEYEPNERWRLRAALGRMYQAERPDELQIQDAESVFHAVQRADQAVLSLERRVGRDWSLRIEAFQKRIADPLPIYENLLDALVPLPELEVDRVRVAPQASLAYGVETTLRWQPAERWAGWMAYSWTESEDEFPGFKRARTWDQRNAVNAGLSWTRRPWQLSGTVQWRSGWRRNALELADPATGALVLAPRNSLAYPRVVSVDLRATWTLPLRASALHFYADIGNAANRQTPCCTNYALEETAGVWSLHRDYDSTFPRYVLLGVNWEIP
- a CDS encoding FecR family protein; this encodes MSELDDERETAALLGQLKAEPSVAARARAFAKLSEEFHAAARPAGAFSATRRWAVAAAVVILLGAGMTWQALQPGADVAHLEALDGSLVSQGAHWFSGDTQVREGAALSAGDSLTVSNDGGALLRISPDLTVRLAAGTHVRLDRADEIELTVGEAFVDATPGTHSALRIVTPHGVVTHLGTQYLVRSERNEIEVSVREGRAQLQTGQATTVAAAGEWMVHRDRDGGVHTGSLPVDDARFDWVAALPTDFKLDGATLGQFLAWFHRETGLAPIYAEGLDGGHLGDVQLKGSIDDLEPLEALSLVLATADLAWHRDGAKVIIEQRSAKAG
- a CDS encoding sigma-70 family RNA polymerase sigma factor, producing MEDDRLVERLLARDEAALREFFDEYFGRLYRFAFARLRGDAAMAEDAAQAALIRGLRGLAGFRGQASLFSWLAQICRNEMADLVEKSTRISAHTTSLDADGAGRDAAHAVADAQAGGEVPLARGERMKVIRQVLDELPGRYGEMLELKYIEEWNVERIAARVGLSFEATQSQLQRARLAFRSALAVRGVAVQDLLP
- a CDS encoding LTA synthase family protein codes for the protein MIERYPSLARFWPLVTLTAWYVALGAALRLVLWAQFGFEQQVSLPSLLWIFPAGAISDGVQALYLLAPFALFLALLSDRWRASRAVNAGIVVGAFLWMFGLTFVAVAEYFFFEEFDSRFNLVSVDYLMYPTEVVGDIRSEYPVFTVLVAGAALAAVMVLLLRRQLRAGAALPVTRKQRFGALALYAAVAAVAALTFQSSTLSLSRNRVANELATNGAMSFFRAMRTSEIDYGAYYASRDRQQNLAELEKALSQGGGEFTRLAEGRIDREFPARDDGLGKMNVVVIASESFGAEFSKLYGSQRDWTPEFDRFAQKSLWFRHMYASGTRTVRGLEAITASFPPIPSVSIVRRPGNENIANWGSVMRAQGYNTSFLYGGYGYFDNMNYFYANNGFEVLDRKSIKKPTRFENIWGVSDEDLFDLALDHFDDLSKRGKPFFAIVMNTSNHKPFTFRTGVPGVKPVGGGRESGVRYADFAQGYFLEQAERHGWFDNTVFIVVADHGARVYGKQDIPIKSYEIPMLIYAPKYLKPQRVDALTTQIDVAPTVLGLLGLPYHAPFFGQDVLHTNAADRVVFFSHNHDVAILRGNQLAILGLQKSTENFFYDVATDSYRRAPHNAELNDLAIAYYQTASELFHERRYN
- a CDS encoding phosphatase PAP2 family protein, with amino-acid sequence MMNLRDWRALVLWPGMCLLTAFALLELGQFDRPIAHALFYSANRGWLGAGAGDWWAHDLIHDAGRWVVRGAAVLALAAWAMSFKVARLAPWRCEALYVFVGIAASTALVGLLKVSTNVDCPWDLTGFGGDRPYVALFSDRPDYLPRAQCFPGAHSSSGFALMSIFFALRDRCRVAARWALALGIGIGVTFSIGQQARGAHFLSHDLASAALVWWVLLTLYAWLLPRPRL
- a CDS encoding AzlD domain-containing protein yields the protein MNDPVSGIALGVVIVGLALSTFVTRTSFLVAGARLRLSHRVEVALRYAPVCTLAAIIVPDVLMHGPHATLDLSMLNPRLIGAAATGLWLCWSRNIFGCLAIGMGAYSLARLYL
- a CDS encoding AzlC family ABC transporter permease; this translates as MKPPSSDRRAAFRSGQRAIVPSLFGAGAWGMVSGVAMVKGGLAVPWAIMMSLLVYAGSAQLAALPLIVAGAPLWVIVATGLVTNLRFVIYSAALRPYFVDQPARKRAAIGFFMTDFTFALFMRYAQEGKLPGRDRDAWFAGVCTNNWVTWQVSALTGIVAASYVPTDWGLEFTGTLALVALVGPSLVTRPALSGAIVGAVVALLAYHLPFKLGLFCGAIAGIAAATLTDAWQQRSPPAPAESA
- a CDS encoding VOC family protein, whose product is MKYLHTMVRVTDVDASLKFYCDALGLEVLNRKDFPQGKFTLIFLAAPGDGTAQVELTHNWDPEPYGGGRNFGHLAYAVDDIYATCERLQKHGVTINRPPRDGRMAFVRSPDNISIELLQKDGSLPPREPWVSMANTGVW